GCCGATGCCCACAAACTGGCGCATCATCACGGTGATTTTTATTTTAAAAATTCTCTAGCATCATGAAATTTTTTATAACCTTAATAGTTCTTTTTTTTCTGTTACGGCTTTTAATGCCTTACATTATTAAATGGGTGTTACAAGCTTTTGTAAAACGTACCATGCGCAAAGGCGGTTTTACGGCTACCTTTGGTCAACCCCCTTTTCAGCAAGAGCCTTTTCAGCAACAACACCGGGCACCGGAAGGAAAAATTAATATTGACTACGTACCGCAGGAAAACAAAGCAAAACCCAACGGCGGCGATTTTAAAGGCGGCGAATACATAGACTATGAAGAAGTAAAATAATTGCCTACCTTTCTTTTTGAATAAAATTTAGTTGGGTGTTAAGCCTGCAAACTAGTAAACTCAATGAAAAACCAAGCCGTTTCGAATAACGCCAAGTCAACCGTGGTAACAAGCCCCATTCATCAGCGGCAGCCATTTAATTTTAAAAAAAATGTATTGCCGCACGTACTTGCGGTGCTGTTATTTCTGGGTTTAACTGCTGCTTATGTGGCGCCTATTTTATTCGAAAACAAAAGTTTGGTGCAGAACGACATTCTGCAATCCAAGGGCGGCTCCAAAGAAATTCAGGATTACCGCGATAAACACAACGGCCAAGAACCGCTCTGGACCAACTCTATGTTCAGCGGCATGCCCGCCTACCTGATTACCACGCGTTTCCCCGGCGACCTTTCTTATATTTTTCATAATGCTTTAACCCTAGGCATGCCGGCGGTGGCCGCTAACATTTTTTTAACGCTGGTTTGTGCTTACATTTTGTTTGTAGTAATGGGCATGAGTACCTGGCTGGCTATTGCCGGGTCGTTTGCCATGACTTTTACGTCGTATAACCTGGTTATTCTGGCGGCGGGGCATAATACCAAATCGTTGGCCATTGCTTACATTCCGCTGGCGCTGGCCGGTTTGCTCTACGCCTTCCGGAAAGGTAATCGGCATTTGTGGCTGGGTGCGGCATTATTTACTTTTGGTTTAGCCATGCACATCCGTTCCAACCACATGCAGATAACCTATTATTTGCTGTTGCTGGTACTTATTTTTGGGATTGTTTATTTGATTGATGCCATTAAAAATGGTTGGTTGCCCGACTTTTTTAAACGCGTTGTGGTATTAGGCATTTGCGCCATTATTGCAGCTGGAGTAAGTTTTGGCCGCTTGTATACTACCGCCGAGTACACCAAATATTCCATTCGCGGTAAATCTGAGTTGAAAGCACCGAATAGTGGTAACAACCAATCAACTGGTTTGGATCGGGATTATGCGTTTAACTGGAGCTACGGCGTAGGCGAAACCATGACTTTATTGGTACCTAATTTCTACGGTGGGGCCAGCGTAGGTTCCTTAAGTAAAAATTCCGAAACCGCTAAAGCAATGATCCAGAACGGCATTCCGGAAGTGCAGGTAGAAGAGTATTTAAAAAGTTTTCCGTTGTACTGGGGTGATCAGCCGGGTACCAGCGGTCCGGTTTACGTGGGTGCCATTGTGTGTTTTTTATTTGTGCTCGGGCTATTCGTCGTTGAAAAACGTCTTCGTTACTGGCTATTAGCGGGCACCATTTTATCCATTGTGCTGTCGTGGGGCAAAAACTTTCCGGCCTTTAATTATTTCATGTTCGATTACTTCCCGGCTTATAATAAATTCCGGGCTGTATCCATGACTTTAGTAATCGCCCAGATTACCATGCCTTTGCTCGGGATTTTTGCCTTGTATCGCTTTTTGTATAAAGGCGATGTAAAAGAACCGCAGAAAAATTTATTGTACGCGGCGGCTATTACGGGCGGTATTTGCTTACTGGTGTTTCTGCTGGCGGGTATGGGTAGTTTCTCGAACCCCAACGATGAACGCACCTTGCAACAAGCCTGGCTTATTAACGCCGTACGTGCCGACCGGGCGGGTATGATGCGTGGCGACGCCATTCGTTCCCTGATTTTTATCGTTCTAGCGGCAGGAGCTTTGTACTTTTATTTACGCAATAAATTAGCGGTTACTTCGGCAGTTTTAATAATTACTTTTTTAATTCTGATTGACCTCTGGACCGTAGATAAACGTTACCTAAACAACGACAATTTTCAAACGAATTTAACCGAAACGCATTTCGAACCAACTCCGGCCGATCAGGCAATTCTACAAGACAAGGATTTAAGTTACCGGGTGCTTAACCTGGGCGATCCGTTTAACGAAGCGCGTACTTCTTATTTCCATAAATCCATTGGGGGCTATCACGGGGCCAAACTGCGGCGCTACGCCGATATTATCGAGCATCATATTGCTCAGAATAATATCAAGGTTTTAAACATGCTCAACACCCGGTACTTCATTACCGGCGACCAGCAACAACCGGTGCAGCGCAATCCGCAGGCTTTAGGCAACGCCTGGTTCGTGCAGAAAATAACCAAAGTAAACAGCCCCGACGAAGAATTAGCCGCCTTAAAAGATTTTGACCCGGCTACCGAAGCTGTAGTGGATGTTTCTAAGTTCCCGGTGAAGCAAACAGAATATAATGCGGCGGGCTCTACGGTTACGCTCACCAGTTATGAACCCAACGATTTAAAATACAACGTTTCGGCGGCGCAAGCTGGCCTGATTGTTTTCTCAGAAATTTATTATCCCGAAGGCTGGCAAGCGTACCTCGATGGCAAACCAGTAGAACATATCCGGGCCAATTATGTGTTGCGGGCCATGCCGGTACCAGCCGGTAAACACACCGTAGAATTTAAGTTTGAACCGGCCTCGTACAGCTTAGGCAATACCGGCTCGCTTATTTCTTCTATTTTAATGGTATTAATTATCGTGGGCGGTATTTTTTACGCTGTAAAATCCGGTAAAGAAGAAGAAATAAAAGAATCAGGCAGATAGTTTTTATACATCTCTTTTTATTTGTCCTTCAGCAGGGAGCTATGTAGCAAGATAGTTTCTTTCTGAAGGACATTGTTTTTTAAATTATTTTCTTTTCGCTATTTAGAAAAGTTATTTTGATACCGTCTGCCGCTCCCCTCCAACTTATCTCAGAACCGCTCTTACAAGAGAAACAAATTACCTTGTACTTAAAGCGGGAAGATTTGCTGCATCCGCACATTTCGGGGAATAAGTGGCGGAAACTGAAATACAACTTAATAGAGGCCAAAAATCACCAGAAAGATACTTTACTTACTTTTGGTGGCGCTTACTCTAACCACATTGTGGCTGTAGCCGCTGCTGGTCAGGAGTATAATTTTAAAACCATCGGCTTTATTCGCGGTGAAGCCCATGAACCGCTTAATTCAACGCTCCAGTTTGCGCAAAACTGCGGCATGCAATTACATTATATCGACCGGACTACGTACCGGCAAAAACAAGATCCGGCTTTTCAGGGAAATTTAAAAAAACAGTACCCTAACGCTTACATTTTACCCGAAGGCGGAACCAACTTACTGGCGGTAAAAGGCTGCACTGAAATTGTTACGGATATAAATATCCCGTTTGATTATATCTGCTGCGCGGCAGGTACTGGGGGCACATTATCCGGGATTATTGCGGGTTTAAACGGGTACGCTCAGGTAATTGGTATTCCGGCACTGAAAGGCGGGGAATTTTTAAAAACGGACGTGACTGCTTTAGTTAAAGAATATAGCGGACAGGAGTACCAGAACTGGCAGTTACAAACCGATTATCATTTTGGTGGTTACGCTAAGGTAAAGCCGGAGTTAATAACTTTTATTCAAGTTTTTAAAGAAAACCACCATGTTCAACTCGAGCCTGTTTACACGGGCAAAATGTTGTATGGCATTTACGATTTAATTCGCCAAGATTACTTTAAGGCCGGCTGCACTATTACTGCTATTCATACCGGCGGCTTGCAAGGGCTGGCTGGCTTTGCCGAGCGTTTAGG
The sequence above is a segment of the Adhaeribacter swui genome. Coding sequences within it:
- a CDS encoding DUF4834 family protein, encoding MKFFITLIVLFFLLRLLMPYIIKWVLQAFVKRTMRKGGFTATFGQPPFQQEPFQQQHRAPEGKINIDYVPQENKAKPNGGDFKGGEYIDYEEVK
- a CDS encoding 1-aminocyclopropane-1-carboxylate deaminase/D-cysteine desulfhydrase, whose protein sequence is MIPSAAPLQLISEPLLQEKQITLYLKREDLLHPHISGNKWRKLKYNLIEAKNHQKDTLLTFGGAYSNHIVAVAAAGQEYNFKTIGFIRGEAHEPLNSTLQFAQNCGMQLHYIDRTTYRQKQDPAFQGNLKKQYPNAYILPEGGTNLLAVKGCTEIVTDINIPFDYICCAAGTGGTLSGIIAGLNGYAQVIGIPALKGGEFLKTDVTALVKEYSGQEYQNWQLQTDYHFGGYAKVKPELITFIQVFKENHHVQLEPVYTGKMLYGIYDLIRQDYFKAGCTITAIHTGGLQGLAGFAERLGIVL
- a CDS encoding YfhO family protein, yielding MKNQAVSNNAKSTVVTSPIHQRQPFNFKKNVLPHVLAVLLFLGLTAAYVAPILFENKSLVQNDILQSKGGSKEIQDYRDKHNGQEPLWTNSMFSGMPAYLITTRFPGDLSYIFHNALTLGMPAVAANIFLTLVCAYILFVVMGMSTWLAIAGSFAMTFTSYNLVILAAGHNTKSLAIAYIPLALAGLLYAFRKGNRHLWLGAALFTFGLAMHIRSNHMQITYYLLLLVLIFGIVYLIDAIKNGWLPDFFKRVVVLGICAIIAAGVSFGRLYTTAEYTKYSIRGKSELKAPNSGNNQSTGLDRDYAFNWSYGVGETMTLLVPNFYGGASVGSLSKNSETAKAMIQNGIPEVQVEEYLKSFPLYWGDQPGTSGPVYVGAIVCFLFVLGLFVVEKRLRYWLLAGTILSIVLSWGKNFPAFNYFMFDYFPAYNKFRAVSMTLVIAQITMPLLGIFALYRFLYKGDVKEPQKNLLYAAAITGGICLLVFLLAGMGSFSNPNDERTLQQAWLINAVRADRAGMMRGDAIRSLIFIVLAAGALYFYLRNKLAVTSAVLIITFLILIDLWTVDKRYLNNDNFQTNLTETHFEPTPADQAILQDKDLSYRVLNLGDPFNEARTSYFHKSIGGYHGAKLRRYADIIEHHIAQNNIKVLNMLNTRYFITGDQQQPVQRNPQALGNAWFVQKITKVNSPDEELAALKDFDPATEAVVDVSKFPVKQTEYNAAGSTVTLTSYEPNDLKYNVSAAQAGLIVFSEIYYPEGWQAYLDGKPVEHIRANYVLRAMPVPAGKHTVEFKFEPASYSLGNTGSLISSILMVLIIVGGIFYAVKSGKEEEIKESGR